The following proteins come from a genomic window of Pyxidicoccus sp. MSG2:
- the pdhA gene encoding pyruvate dehydrogenase (acetyl-transferring) E1 component subunit alpha: protein MASPYSKEQLLTMYRKMYLIRRFEERTGQQYTLGKIAGFCHLYIGQEAVAVGPNEAIRPDDYMLSAYRDHGQPLARGSDAGMVMAELFGRGTGYSKGKGGSMHIFDIEHHFYGGYGIVGAQIPLAAGMAFASRYRNEDRVTVCYFGDAAANQGAFHETLNMASKWKLPVIYICENNRYGMGTAIARTSAVPEIYKRAAAYGMRGEPVDGMDCLKMYEAVKDAAAYCRAGKGPVLLEANTYRFRGHSVADPATYRSKQEVEDERKNDPIPKLRDYAIKNKLAVDSDFEAIEEEVKSQVDAAVKFADESPEPALDELWRDTIVDEGEQDVRPRERVLGVKVTNWPKYPSGQELKVTWDLEPREQAEQADKKAGLSR from the coding sequence GTGGCCAGCCCGTACTCGAAGGAACAGCTGTTGACGATGTACCGGAAGATGTACCTCATCCGTCGCTTCGAGGAGCGGACGGGTCAGCAGTACACGCTGGGGAAGATCGCCGGCTTCTGCCACCTCTACATCGGCCAGGAAGCCGTCGCGGTGGGTCCCAACGAGGCCATCCGTCCGGACGACTACATGCTGAGCGCGTACCGCGACCACGGCCAGCCGCTGGCGCGTGGCTCGGACGCGGGCATGGTGATGGCGGAGCTGTTCGGCCGCGGCACCGGCTACAGCAAGGGCAAGGGCGGCTCGATGCACATCTTCGACATCGAGCACCACTTCTACGGGGGCTACGGCATCGTCGGCGCGCAGATTCCGCTCGCGGCGGGCATGGCCTTCGCCAGCCGCTACCGCAACGAGGACCGCGTCACGGTCTGCTACTTCGGCGACGCGGCGGCCAACCAGGGCGCGTTCCACGAGACGCTCAACATGGCGTCCAAGTGGAAGCTGCCGGTCATCTACATCTGCGAGAACAACCGCTACGGCATGGGCACGGCCATTGCCCGCACGTCCGCGGTGCCTGAAATCTACAAGCGCGCGGCGGCCTACGGCATGCGCGGCGAGCCGGTGGACGGCATGGACTGCCTGAAGATGTACGAGGCGGTGAAGGACGCCGCCGCGTACTGCCGCGCGGGCAAGGGCCCCGTGCTGCTGGAGGCCAACACCTACCGCTTCCGTGGCCACTCCGTGGCGGACCCCGCCACCTACCGCTCCAAGCAGGAGGTGGAGGATGAGCGGAAGAACGACCCCATCCCCAAGCTGCGTGACTACGCCATCAAGAACAAGCTGGCGGTGGACTCCGACTTCGAGGCCATCGAAGAGGAAGTGAAGTCGCAGGTGGACGCGGCGGTGAAGTTCGCGGACGAGTCCCCGGAGCCGGCCCTGGACGAGCTGTGGCGGGACACCATCGTGGACGAGGGTGAGCAGGACGTGCGCCCCCGCGAGCGCGTGCTGGGCGTGAAGGTGACCAACTGGCCGAAGTACCCGAGCGGCCAGGAGTTGAAGGTGACGTGGGACCTCGAGCCCCGCGAGCAGGCCGAGCAGGCTGACAAGAAGGCGGGCCTGAGCCGCTAG
- a CDS encoding MFS transporter yields the protein MSSLPPWLAQLLPILILLGAIALVLARLPKVELGHTDAFRRRRFYNWFPLGMTYAFLYMGRYNVNVATSALGSRTTNADFGTIFFWGTLVYGFAFLLNGPLTDRLGGRKTILMSAAGSAVANVAMGAVVYAVVTQDWQPPGGLVATLSFLYAVNMYFQSFGAVSIVKVNASWFHVRERGQLGGVFGILISLGVYFAYDWSRLVVQAAPVYWVFFVPAAILAAFLVLDFFVIRDTPGQTGHPDFDTADASSGETGPQLGVWPVFKRMMSNRTIIVILCIEFCSGFMRNAIMQWYPKFAKSTGIGEGFVAANWGMLLCVAGITGGMFAGVISDRVFDSRRGPVSAVLYAGMSLGAVATLFLLDSAALGWTVIFMSLCVIGVHGMLSGTASMDFGGKKNAGLAVGIIDGAVYAGTALQSILLGSILPAGDLAKTPGNWGNWPLAMLPLSFLGLVLATRVWNAKPQPKGASLPTAAPVPSPSDAAPASRTGTGG from the coding sequence ATGTCGTCGCTGCCCCCCTGGCTGGCCCAGCTGCTGCCCATCCTCATCCTGCTGGGAGCCATCGCCCTCGTCCTGGCACGCCTGCCCAAGGTGGAGCTGGGGCACACGGACGCGTTCCGGCGCCGCCGCTTCTACAACTGGTTCCCGCTGGGCATGACGTACGCGTTCCTCTACATGGGGCGCTACAACGTCAACGTGGCCACCAGCGCGCTGGGCAGCCGCACCACCAACGCGGACTTCGGCACCATCTTCTTCTGGGGCACGCTGGTCTACGGCTTCGCCTTCCTCCTCAACGGTCCGCTGACGGACCGGCTCGGGGGCCGGAAGACCATCCTGATGTCGGCGGCCGGCTCGGCGGTGGCCAACGTCGCCATGGGCGCGGTGGTGTACGCGGTGGTGACGCAGGACTGGCAGCCGCCCGGCGGCCTCGTCGCGACGCTGTCGTTCCTCTACGCCGTCAACATGTACTTCCAGAGCTTCGGCGCGGTCTCCATCGTCAAGGTGAACGCGTCCTGGTTCCACGTGAGGGAGCGCGGCCAGTTGGGCGGCGTCTTCGGCATCCTCATCTCGCTGGGCGTCTACTTCGCCTACGACTGGAGCCGGCTCGTCGTGCAGGCGGCGCCGGTGTACTGGGTGTTCTTCGTGCCCGCCGCCATCCTCGCGGCCTTCCTGGTGCTGGACTTCTTCGTCATCCGCGACACGCCCGGCCAGACGGGCCACCCGGACTTCGACACCGCGGACGCGTCCTCCGGGGAAACCGGCCCTCAGCTGGGCGTGTGGCCCGTCTTCAAGCGGATGATGAGCAACCGCACCATCATCGTCATCCTCTGCATCGAGTTCTGCAGCGGCTTCATGCGCAACGCCATCATGCAGTGGTACCCCAAGTTCGCGAAGTCCACCGGCATCGGTGAGGGCTTCGTGGCGGCCAACTGGGGCATGCTGCTGTGCGTGGCCGGCATCACCGGCGGCATGTTCGCCGGCGTCATCAGCGACCGCGTCTTCGACTCGCGCCGCGGCCCCGTCTCCGCGGTGCTCTACGCGGGCATGTCCCTGGGCGCGGTGGCCACCCTGTTCCTCCTGGACAGCGCGGCCCTGGGGTGGACGGTCATCTTCATGTCCCTGTGCGTCATCGGCGTGCATGGCATGCTGTCCGGCACGGCCAGCATGGACTTCGGCGGCAAGAAGAACGCGGGCCTCGCCGTGGGCATCATCGACGGCGCCGTGTACGCGGGCACCGCCCTCCAGTCGATTCTCCTGGGCTCCATCCTCCCCGCGGGCGACCTGGCGAAGACTCCGGGCAACTGGGGCAACTGGCCGCTGGCCATGCTCCCGCTGTCGTTCCTGGGCCTGGTGCTGGCCACCCGGGTGTGGAACGCGAAGCCCCAGCCGAAGGGGGCCTCGCTGCCCACCGCGGCGCCCGTCCCGTCGCCTTCCGACGCCGCCCCGGCCTCCCGGACAGGCACCGGAGGGTAA
- a CDS encoding NUDIX hydrolase, with translation MKPGHSSVTDIEIIEDFSSTARCDEGFLRVRRLRCRNRRADGSSSSVYRVDVVDRPRLDAVAVLVFRRGASGAPGASDAPGAPGSIEVLTRMNLRPAAFFRKDNRGAMTVPDPAAGYLRVEEIVAGLLEPEDKGEEGLKRRAAEEVREEAGYAVKPEDIQLLGGSFFLAPGILSEKVFPAAVDVTGLEPVDPEGDGTPLEEGTQLHWRPLAEVLEACRRGDIPDAKTEVALTRLLARQA, from the coding sequence ATGAAGCCCGGTCATTCCAGTGTGACTGACATCGAGATCATCGAGGATTTCTCGTCCACGGCGCGCTGTGACGAGGGCTTCTTGCGAGTGCGGCGGCTGCGCTGCCGCAACCGGCGCGCGGACGGCTCGTCGTCTTCCGTGTACCGGGTGGACGTGGTGGACCGGCCCCGCCTGGACGCCGTCGCGGTGCTCGTCTTCCGACGCGGCGCGTCGGGTGCTCCGGGGGCTTCTGATGCCCCGGGTGCCCCCGGTTCCATCGAGGTGCTGACGCGGATGAACCTGCGGCCCGCGGCCTTCTTCCGGAAGGACAACCGGGGGGCCATGACGGTGCCGGACCCGGCGGCGGGGTACCTGCGCGTGGAGGAAATCGTCGCGGGGCTGCTGGAGCCGGAAGACAAGGGCGAGGAGGGCCTGAAGCGCCGCGCGGCGGAGGAGGTGCGCGAGGAGGCGGGCTACGCGGTGAAGCCCGAGGACATCCAGTTGCTGGGCGGCTCCTTCTTCCTCGCGCCGGGCATCCTCTCGGAGAAGGTGTTCCCCGCGGCCGTGGACGTGACGGGCCTGGAGCCGGTGGACCCGGAGGGGGACGGCACGCCGCTGGAGGAGGGCACGCAGCTGCACTGGCGGCCCCTCGCGGAGGTGCTGGAGGCGTGCCGTCGCGGCGACATCCCGGATGCGAAGACGGAGGTGGCGCTGACGCGGCTGCTTGCCCGCCAGGCCTGA
- a CDS encoding bifunctional metallophosphatase/5'-nucleotidase has product MRRVLLGLSCALATASCMPVVEGQDYNLAGQEVRLTLLHTSDIHSRLIPYDFAPLKTDQDLGLIPEAGPFGGATRMAALLKREREKGDRVIHLDSGDCFQGAPIFNINTGEVEFKFLSQTRLDAAVVGNHEFDAGALNFVQRARDNATFPLLAANYMWNDWRQVGSNQAGLETEPYTIRNIKGVRVGVIGMANISSLNSIVEGGNSLQVTPMEQNEVVRAYVELLRPVTDLIVIVSHLGLTEDQDVIQGYEAYYEYGRAKSFVQRAKSPWQVLEWFGPEGDEKSVVRVLIPGVSGVDVVLGGHLHVVLNPPQLLVDPSGRKVVLAHSGAFAKYVGRLELVVKMPEVAGEGEGAEVLSQDYRVFPLDALWCNDAMRRYRYDSSIFWTEGQFIQNPDVRAAIKACRDQEDRNTTQLLQPYILGMDFKLQLTNIFSYAPRDVQRRNNSSGGDSPLGNVAADSMRKRRRVEAEMALTNSLGIRDNLYAGVVTQESMFNVFPFENTINIMYLSGKEMQEMFNFVAERSAERGCVSQAQISGARFTMDCAQVQLNDLRIPCTRANNATDCPTENRAGHAPWQCLEDESSAAGEGRCYANPGTDIQINSNALDPNGTYKIAVNDYIAKGGSGFNVLKRNTTRIETGISLRDSLIGYMQGFCTCQDILDGNATSKSGTRCGSLINGKWTVADQVVGFCRAAKVFKDELAVEVGACKCGDLLGRGFDPTGCNAQGVTTPEQAQQACIAGKKVGEKCTCEALAERGYNPEGCNAPEIDTPAKAQAACAPATGPYSGRCSCRDVLAGGNPICGTVTPELRSFCENPTSMSVADAVEDGRIGRRVK; this is encoded by the coding sequence ATGCGTCGCGTCCTGCTCGGCCTCTCCTGTGCCCTGGCTACGGCTTCGTGTATGCCGGTGGTGGAAGGCCAGGATTACAACCTCGCGGGGCAGGAGGTGCGTCTCACGCTCCTGCATACCTCCGACATCCACTCGCGCCTCATCCCCTATGACTTCGCCCCGCTGAAGACGGACCAGGACCTGGGACTCATCCCGGAGGCCGGTCCCTTCGGTGGCGCGACGCGCATGGCGGCGCTCCTCAAGCGCGAGCGGGAGAAGGGGGACCGGGTCATCCACCTGGACTCGGGTGACTGCTTCCAGGGCGCGCCCATCTTCAACATCAACACCGGCGAGGTGGAGTTCAAGTTCCTCTCGCAGACCCGCCTGGACGCGGCGGTGGTGGGCAACCACGAGTTCGACGCGGGCGCGCTCAACTTCGTCCAGCGCGCGCGGGACAACGCGACCTTCCCGCTGCTGGCCGCCAACTACATGTGGAACGACTGGCGCCAGGTGGGCAGCAACCAGGCGGGGCTCGAGACCGAGCCGTACACCATCCGCAACATCAAGGGCGTGCGGGTGGGTGTCATCGGCATGGCCAACATCTCCTCGCTCAACTCCATCGTCGAGGGTGGCAACAGCCTGCAGGTCACCCCGATGGAGCAGAACGAGGTGGTGCGCGCCTACGTGGAGCTGCTGCGCCCGGTGACGGACCTCATCGTCATCGTCAGCCACCTGGGCCTCACCGAGGACCAGGACGTCATCCAGGGCTACGAGGCCTATTACGAGTACGGCCGCGCGAAGTCCTTCGTCCAGCGCGCCAAGAGCCCGTGGCAGGTGCTGGAGTGGTTCGGCCCCGAGGGTGACGAGAAGTCGGTGGTGCGCGTGCTCATCCCCGGCGTGTCCGGCGTGGACGTGGTGCTGGGCGGCCACCTGCACGTGGTGCTCAACCCGCCGCAGCTGCTCGTGGACCCCAGCGGCCGCAAGGTGGTGCTCGCGCACTCGGGCGCCTTCGCCAAGTACGTGGGCCGGCTGGAGCTGGTGGTGAAGATGCCGGAGGTCGCCGGCGAGGGCGAGGGCGCCGAGGTGCTCAGCCAGGACTACCGCGTCTTCCCGCTGGACGCGCTCTGGTGCAACGACGCCATGCGCCGCTACCGGTATGACTCGAGCATCTTCTGGACGGAGGGTCAGTTCATCCAGAACCCGGACGTGCGCGCCGCGATCAAGGCCTGCCGCGACCAGGAGGACCGGAACACGACGCAGCTGCTCCAGCCCTACATCCTGGGCATGGACTTCAAGCTGCAGCTGACCAACATCTTCTCCTACGCCCCGCGCGACGTGCAGCGCCGCAACAACTCCTCGGGTGGTGACTCGCCGCTGGGCAACGTGGCCGCGGACTCCATGCGCAAGCGCCGCCGCGTCGAGGCGGAGATGGCGCTCACCAACTCGCTGGGCATCCGCGACAACCTCTATGCCGGCGTGGTGACGCAGGAGTCGATGTTCAACGTGTTCCCCTTCGAGAACACCATCAACATCATGTACCTCTCCGGCAAGGAGATGCAGGAGATGTTCAACTTCGTGGCCGAGCGCTCCGCCGAGCGCGGCTGCGTCAGCCAGGCACAGATTTCCGGCGCGCGCTTCACCATGGACTGCGCCCAGGTGCAGCTGAACGACCTGCGCATCCCCTGCACGCGGGCGAACAACGCCACGGACTGCCCCACGGAGAACCGCGCGGGCCATGCCCCCTGGCAGTGCCTCGAGGATGAGTCTTCCGCCGCCGGAGAGGGCCGGTGCTACGCCAACCCGGGCACGGACATCCAGATCAACAGCAATGCGCTGGACCCCAACGGCACGTACAAGATCGCCGTCAACGACTACATCGCCAAGGGCGGCTCGGGCTTCAACGTGCTCAAGCGCAACACCACGCGCATCGAAACGGGCATCTCCCTGCGCGACTCGCTCATCGGCTACATGCAGGGCTTCTGCACCTGCCAGGACATCCTCGACGGCAACGCGACGTCCAAGTCCGGCACCCGCTGCGGCAGCCTCATCAACGGCAAGTGGACGGTGGCTGACCAGGTGGTGGGCTTCTGCCGCGCGGCGAAGGTCTTCAAGGACGAGCTCGCGGTGGAGGTGGGTGCCTGCAAGTGTGGCGATCTCCTCGGCCGGGGGTTCGACCCCACGGGCTGCAATGCGCAGGGCGTCACCACGCCCGAGCAGGCCCAACAGGCATGCATCGCCGGAAAGAAGGTCGGCGAGAAGTGCACCTGTGAGGCCCTCGCCGAGCGCGGCTACAACCCCGAGGGTTGCAATGCACCCGAGATTGACACGCCCGCCAAGGCGCAGGCCGCCTGTGCACCGGCCACCGGCCCCTACTCGGGCCGTTGCAGCTGCCGCGACGTGCTGGCGGGCGGCAACCCCATCTGCGGCACCGTGACGCCGGAGCTGCGCTCCTTCTGTGAGAACCCCACGTCCATGTCCGTCGCGGACGCGGTGGAAGACGGCCGGATCGGCCGGAGGGTGAAGTGA